One Kineococcus aurantiacus genomic window carries:
- a CDS encoding PDZ domain-containing protein gives MSSLPPTGPAPEPPGGPVDGLAAVPGARRPPGSPGARGVLLSASAFCAVALTGVFGVVHVPYVALSPGPVTDVLPPSGGQGAEGLITVSGRETYPTEGRLDLTTVSLRGGPGRGMTLGELLVDWADPAVNVVPRSLYFPAEQTRQEADDQSAAEMTSSQTNAKVAALTELGIEVPATTTTRVEQVAADAPAASVLRAGDEVTAVDGRPVADFAALQGAVRALPGGAEVTLGITRGGQPRTVTTRTVSAGGTTLLGITPHVDYDFPFEVDIAIDDVGGPSAGTMFALGVVDLLTPGAMTGGQHVAGTGAIDADGTVEQIGGLRQKVLGARAAGARWFLAPAAECDQVAGATPEGITVVPITTLHDAREAVEAIGRGRGDSLATCEAPREAPREAPREAPREAPREAPREAP, from the coding sequence GTGTCGAGCCTCCCGCCCACCGGTCCGGCCCCCGAACCCCCCGGTGGACCGGTCGACGGGCTCGCCGCGGTGCCCGGTGCGCGGCGCCCGCCGGGGTCCCCGGGCGCGCGGGGGGTCCTGCTGTCGGCCTCGGCGTTCTGCGCCGTGGCGCTGACCGGGGTCTTCGGCGTCGTGCACGTGCCGTACGTGGCGCTGAGCCCGGGACCGGTCACGGACGTCCTGCCCCCGTCCGGCGGGCAGGGCGCGGAGGGCCTCATCACGGTCTCGGGCCGCGAGACGTACCCCACCGAGGGACGGCTGGACCTCACGACGGTGTCGCTGCGCGGCGGCCCGGGCCGCGGGATGACGCTGGGGGAGCTGCTGGTGGACTGGGCCGACCCGGCGGTCAACGTCGTGCCGCGCTCGCTGTACTTCCCCGCCGAGCAGACCCGGCAGGAGGCCGACGACCAGAGCGCGGCCGAGATGACGAGCTCGCAGACCAACGCCAAGGTCGCGGCGCTGACCGAGCTGGGCATCGAGGTCCCGGCCACGACGACCACGCGGGTCGAGCAGGTCGCCGCCGACGCCCCGGCCGCCTCCGTGCTGCGGGCCGGGGACGAGGTGACCGCGGTGGACGGGCGGCCGGTCGCGGACTTCGCGGCGCTGCAGGGCGCGGTCCGCGCCCTGCCCGGCGGCGCCGAGGTGACCCTGGGCATCACCCGCGGGGGGCAGCCGCGCACGGTGACGACCCGGACGGTGTCGGCGGGCGGCACGACGCTGCTGGGCATCACCCCGCACGTCGACTACGACTTCCCCTTCGAGGTCGACATCGCCATCGACGACGTCGGCGGGCCCAGCGCGGGCACGATGTTCGCCCTGGGCGTCGTGGACCTGCTGACGCCGGGGGCGATGACCGGCGGGCAGCACGTGGCCGGCACCGGCGCCATCGACGCCGACGGGACGGTCGAGCAGATCGGGGGGCTGCGGCAGAAGGTGCTCGGGGCGCGGGCCGCGGGGGCGCGGTGGTTCCTGGCCCCGGCGGCCGAGTGCGACCAGGTCGCCGGCGCCACGCCCGAGGGCATCACGGTGGTGCCGATCACGACCCTGCACGACGCCCGGGAGGCCGTCGAGGCCATCGGGCGGGGCCGGGGGGACTCGCTGGCGACCTGCGAGGCCCCCCGGGAGGCCCCCCGGGAGGCCCCCCGGGAGGCCCCCCGGGAGGCCCCCCGGGAGGCCCCCCGGGAGGCCCCCTGA
- a CDS encoding PPA1309 family protein → MSALGTAWERGERGGGRGAVRATIGTVSPDASPPSVAPPNTSGLWRTVAEIERYVASDGWGAPLRLFALVRTADALDRDPGLALRLPAHVVDEARADADHLTSVEQDGVPEVDDLDELLGQLAWPDGVDGAALVVERILVPPDAEAEVRAATSADDEAGRARALAAHPLAEDVRIAVGVLRDGRHECAVRSRSKDSDGEVATGADLVPGLVSALQATLQD, encoded by the coding sequence GTGAGCGCGCTGGGCACCGCCTGGGAGCGCGGGGAACGCGGCGGCGGCCGGGGCGCCGTCCGTGCCACCATCGGGACCGTGAGTCCCGACGCCAGTCCCCCCTCGGTCGCACCCCCGAACACCTCCGGCCTGTGGCGCACCGTCGCCGAGATCGAGCGCTACGTGGCGTCCGACGGCTGGGGCGCGCCGCTGCGCCTGTTCGCCCTGGTCCGCACGGCCGACGCCCTGGACCGCGACCCCGGCCTGGCCCTCCGCCTGCCCGCCCACGTCGTCGACGAGGCGCGCGCCGACGCCGACCACCTCACGTCCGTCGAGCAGGACGGTGTCCCCGAGGTCGACGACCTCGACGAGCTGCTCGGCCAGCTCGCCTGGCCCGACGGCGTCGACGGCGCCGCGCTGGTCGTGGAGCGGATCCTCGTCCCGCCGGACGCCGAGGCCGAGGTCCGCGCCGCCACGTCCGCCGACGACGAGGCCGGCCGGGCCCGCGCGCTGGCCGCGCACCCCCTGGCCGAGGACGTCCGCATCGCCGTCGGCGTGCTGCGCGACGGGCGGCACGAGTGCGCCGTCCGCTCCCGGTCGAAGGACTCCGACGGGGAGGTCGCCACGGGGGCCGACCTCGTGCCCGGCCTGGTCAGCGCCCTGCAGGCCACGCTGCAGGACTGA